In a genomic window of Ignavibacteriales bacterium:
- the trpS gene encoding tryptophan--tRNA ligase, whose product MSQRKKVILSGMRPTGKLHLGHLVGALENWVSLQGEYQNYHLIADYHALTTNPDSSEIYENSVDMLVDWLSAGLDPAVSPMFRQSRVKEHAELHLIFSMLITTSRLERNPTLKEQVRDLEMDTIVYGHLGYPVLQAADILLYKGDVVPVGEDQLPHIEITREIARRFNAQYAAAKPVFPEPEGKLTRFARLPGLDGRRMSKSIGNTVLLSDQPDVIKKKLKGAVTDPQKLRKGDPGHPDVCLVFAYHNKFNPEETAEIRSGCESGALGCVDCKLRCAGRIVDALGPHREKRLYYENHLDEVKSILSDGEEKARTIAHQTMSEVHEAMKMG is encoded by the coding sequence TTGAGCCAAAGAAAGAAAGTCATCCTGAGCGGTATGCGCCCAACGGGGAAGTTGCATCTTGGCCATCTTGTCGGCGCATTGGAAAACTGGGTTTCGCTTCAGGGTGAATACCAGAACTATCATCTGATAGCGGATTATCACGCTCTTACGACGAATCCTGATTCATCCGAGATCTACGAAAACTCGGTGGATATGCTCGTCGACTGGTTATCTGCCGGGCTCGATCCGGCAGTGAGCCCGATGTTCAGGCAATCACGGGTAAAGGAACATGCAGAGCTGCATCTGATTTTTTCGATGCTGATTACCACTTCCAGGCTCGAGCGGAATCCCACGCTCAAAGAGCAGGTTCGTGACCTGGAAATGGACACAATCGTGTATGGCCATTTGGGATATCCCGTGCTGCAGGCAGCTGATATTCTTCTGTACAAAGGCGATGTCGTTCCCGTTGGTGAGGACCAGCTTCCTCATATCGAAATTACGCGGGAGATCGCCCGCCGGTTCAACGCACAGTACGCGGCGGCGAAACCGGTGTTCCCCGAGCCGGAGGGGAAGCTTACAAGATTTGCGCGGCTTCCAGGTTTGGACGGACGTCGCATGAGCAAATCGATCGGCAATACCGTGCTCCTTTCTGATCAGCCCGACGTGATCAAGAAGAAACTGAAAGGGGCCGTGACAGATCCCCAGAAGTTGCGGAAGGGGGATCCCGGACATCCGGATGTCTGTCTCGTATTTGCGTACCATAACAAGTTCAATCCGGAAGAAACAGCGGAAATCCGGTCAGGATGTGAGAGTGGGGCATTGGGATGCGTTGACTGCAAGTTGCGATGTGCCGGCAGGATAGTGGACGCGCTCGGACCTCATCGAGAGAAACGTTTGTACTACGAAAATCATCTCGACGAGGTCAAGTCGATCCTGAGCGATGGGGAAGAGAAGGCCAGAACCATCGCGCATCAGACGATGAGCGAAGTGCATGAAGCGATGAAGATGGGGTGA
- a CDS encoding HNH endonuclease: MNHNYEPLSVCNVKKAVILLFLGKAELIEASDGRSLHAVSMTMPFPSIVRLSIYVRIPFKKIVLSRKNILRRDGHRCQYCGRGDVPLTVDHVIPRARGGEDTWENLVAACVRCNNKKGDRLPGEVMMSLKRRPIRPNHVMFIRDFVGSVDDGWKPYLFMN; this comes from the coding sequence TTGAATCACAATTACGAGCCGTTGAGCGTCTGCAACGTAAAAAAGGCTGTTATCCTTCTGTTTCTTGGGAAAGCTGAGTTGATCGAAGCTTCTGATGGTAGGTCCCTTCATGCCGTTTCGATGACGATGCCGTTCCCGAGCATCGTTCGCCTCTCTATCTACGTTCGTATCCCCTTCAAGAAGATTGTACTTTCTCGAAAAAATATTCTGCGCCGCGATGGACACCGATGTCAGTATTGCGGGCGCGGTGATGTGCCGTTGACTGTGGATCACGTAATTCCAAGGGCGAGAGGGGGCGAGGATACGTGGGAGAATCTTGTCGCTGCATGCGTGCGATGCAACAACAAGAAGGGGGATCGGCTGCCGGGTGAAGTGATGATGTCTTTGAAAAGGAGGCCGATCCGTCCAAATCACGTTATGTTTATTCGTGATTTTGTGGGAAGTGTGGACGATGGCTGGAAACCGTATCTCTTCATGAATTGA
- the aroC gene encoding chorismate synthase: MIRYLTAGESHGQALVGVIEGIPAGLPMTAEYINHQLWRRQQGYGRGGRMRIESDAVEILSGIRFGKTLGSPISLLIRNKDWQNWTEKMAVGGDGKGVEKISVPRPGHVDFAGAQKYAFDDIRNTIERGSARETAMRVACCTIARKLLEDFGIFIGSHVISIGQVRVTDRKVIDRIFGKLITASCGSYKITEEADKSEVRILDDSLSKKAIALIKRAKKLGDTLGGVFEVIVTGSPIGLGSYVHYDRKLDGLLAQALMSVHAVKGVEIGAGFANAAEFGSKVHDGFDLRGGKVIRSSNKAGGLEGGITNGEMIVLHAAMKPISTLANPLQSVDLRKMKTVGARYERSDVCAVPACSVIGEAVIAPVLANAFLEKFGGDSIREMKTRFRKPK; encoded by the coding sequence TTGATCCGATACCTTACTGCAGGTGAATCGCACGGCCAGGCACTCGTCGGTGTCATCGAAGGAATCCCAGCCGGGCTCCCCATGACAGCCGAATACATCAATCATCAACTGTGGCGCCGGCAGCAGGGGTATGGAAGAGGCGGAAGGATGCGCATAGAATCGGATGCCGTTGAGATTCTCTCGGGCATCCGTTTTGGAAAGACGCTTGGATCTCCGATCTCGTTGTTGATCAGGAACAAGGATTGGCAGAACTGGACAGAGAAAATGGCGGTAGGCGGAGATGGCAAGGGCGTTGAGAAAATCTCCGTTCCCAGGCCAGGTCACGTGGATTTTGCTGGCGCTCAGAAATACGCCTTCGACGACATCCGGAATACTATTGAACGTGGAAGTGCGCGTGAGACTGCAATGCGTGTCGCGTGCTGCACTATCGCACGCAAGTTGCTGGAGGACTTTGGGATTTTCATCGGGAGCCATGTCATCTCAATCGGCCAGGTGAGAGTCACTGATCGGAAAGTCATCGACAGGATTTTCGGAAAGCTCATAACTGCCTCGTGCGGCTCGTACAAGATTACAGAGGAAGCCGACAAGTCTGAAGTCCGAATACTCGATGACTCTCTTTCGAAAAAGGCAATCGCTCTGATCAAACGGGCGAAGAAGCTCGGCGATACGCTCGGAGGGGTGTTTGAGGTTATTGTGACTGGATCTCCCATCGGGTTGGGGAGCTACGTGCATTATGACCGGAAGCTGGATGGGTTGCTCGCTCAAGCGCTCATGTCGGTACACGCCGTCAAGGGTGTTGAGATAGGGGCTGGATTCGCGAATGCTGCCGAGTTTGGGTCTAAGGTGCACGATGGATTCGATCTCAGGGGCGGGAAGGTCATTCGGTCTTCGAACAAAGCCGGCGGACTGGAGGGAGGAATCACGAATGGCGAGATGATTGTCCTCCATGCAGCCATGAAGCCGATTTCGACACTTGCCAACCCGCTGCAATCCGTTGATCTGAGGAAGATGAAGACTGTCGGCGCACGCTATGAGCGATCGGACGTCTGCGCTGTTCCGGCCTGTTCGGTGATCGGCGAAGCGGTCATCGCGCCTGTTCTCGCGAACGCATTTCTTGAGAAATTTGGCGGAGATTCGATCCGGGAGATGAAGACCCGATTTAGAAAGCCAAAGTGA
- a CDS encoding Do family serine endopeptidase: protein MSMKSVVAAVLLIALGIVFGVTLVSSFKGVDFTFAGQDVKLGAQSKQSTPHPTLQSLNEAYHGIAKEVTPTVVYIVVTSKPKNGRSSQNPFFHFFGPDMQTPRQQPEVGAGSGVILTQDGYILTNNHVVESANSDGIEVTLWDNRVFKKAKLIGTDKYTDLAVIKVDVQDLPVPHLGNSDNVEVGHTVFAFGNPLGLTSTMTQGIVSALGRQLRIIEDGSPLGIEDFIQTDAAVNPGNSGGALVDVKGEVVGINSAIATTNARYQGYSFAIPINLAKKVATDLIKYGKVRRGYIGVSIQSVDATLAKANGLSKPSGVFVQTVNPGSAGAEAGLKEGDIILSVDGKEVNTSNQLQTIVASHYPGENVTLKVYRNGKSFEKKVTLKSRDEAEEEVAARNPKDESEEPTDAGSKGTLELENLGMTVRNLDSKVKKEYGVENGVLVENVEPMSESNKRGLAASDVIVSVGDQNISSVAQFDKVLKGKKAGDAVLMRVKGKDKSMRFVAIEVPGK from the coding sequence ATGTCGATGAAATCAGTTGTTGCTGCAGTACTGCTCATTGCTCTGGGCATCGTTTTTGGAGTAACGCTCGTGTCGAGTTTCAAGGGAGTCGATTTCACATTTGCGGGGCAGGATGTCAAGCTCGGTGCTCAGTCGAAGCAATCCACGCCGCACCCTACACTGCAGTCGCTCAACGAGGCGTATCACGGAATAGCGAAGGAAGTGACGCCGACGGTTGTCTACATTGTCGTGACGTCCAAGCCGAAGAATGGCCGAAGTTCCCAGAATCCTTTTTTCCATTTCTTCGGTCCAGATATGCAGACTCCGAGGCAGCAGCCTGAAGTAGGCGCTGGATCCGGAGTCATACTCACCCAGGATGGATACATCCTCACCAACAATCATGTTGTTGAAAGTGCAAACTCGGATGGCATTGAAGTGACGCTCTGGGACAACAGAGTATTCAAGAAAGCGAAACTGATCGGCACAGATAAGTACACGGATCTGGCGGTAATCAAAGTCGATGTTCAGGATTTGCCGGTACCTCACCTCGGGAATTCAGATAACGTGGAGGTCGGGCACACGGTGTTCGCGTTCGGCAACCCTCTCGGTCTTACGTCCACGATGACGCAGGGAATCGTGAGCGCGCTCGGACGCCAATTGAGGATCATCGAAGATGGTTCTCCGTTGGGCATCGAAGATTTCATTCAGACGGATGCAGCAGTGAACCCCGGAAACAGCGGCGGTGCTCTGGTGGACGTCAAGGGGGAGGTCGTCGGCATCAATTCGGCGATTGCCACGACTAACGCCCGATATCAGGGATACAGTTTTGCGATTCCGATCAACCTCGCGAAGAAAGTCGCGACTGACCTGATCAAATACGGAAAGGTGCGTCGCGGGTATATCGGTGTGTCTATACAATCGGTTGATGCGACCCTCGCGAAGGCGAATGGTCTCAGCAAACCGTCGGGGGTCTTTGTGCAGACCGTGAACCCGGGCAGTGCGGGGGCCGAAGCAGGGCTGAAGGAGGGAGACATCATTCTCTCTGTCGATGGAAAAGAAGTCAATACTTCGAATCAACTTCAGACGATTGTTGCTTCGCATTATCCTGGTGAGAACGTAACTCTCAAAGTGTATCGAAATGGAAAGTCATTCGAGAAGAAGGTCACGTTGAAGTCCCGCGATGAAGCTGAGGAGGAAGTGGCCGCCAGGAATCCGAAGGATGAATCCGAGGAGCCGACGGATGCGGGCTCCAAAGGAACGTTGGAGCTCGAGAATCTTGGCATGACTGTCCGCAATCTCGATTCAAAAGTGAAGAAGGAGTATGGCGTAGAGAACGGTGTGCTCGTGGAGAATGTTGAGCCGATGAGCGAGTCGAACAAGCGCGGACTCGCTGCAAGCGACGTCATCGTAAGCGTCGGTGATCAGAACATCTCTTCGGTGGCACAGTTCGACAAGGTCCTGAAAGGGAAGAAGGCGGGAGATGCAGTTCTCATGAGAGTCAAGGGGAAGGACAAGTCGATGCGTTTCGTGGCGATTGAGGTCCCTGGGAAGTAA
- the recO gene encoding DNA repair protein RecO — MITKTEAVVLKSMNYRDSSKIVTFYTRRFGKVKCLAKGARQAKSKFGAGLEPITNVLLVLYKKENRELQLVSQCDAVKTYKRINSELERMAVALAVLELVNQLAHDEEENKALYDLLVETLDEIERAGKNFVNLFFAFEIRCASIFGYSPDIESCMDCGRKLDEIGPDGSAVFQLSRGSVICGPCSSQVGVAKTNIHLQKRAFQGIGEHRNQEDGNTRISLSTLKILHRFLTARLESVASVEFTAAAGNEIDGTLRLYLRQHFEDLKPIKSLDILRNFVVSEEGQPP; from the coding sequence ATGATTACCAAGACCGAGGCCGTTGTCCTGAAATCGATGAACTACCGTGACAGCAGTAAAATCGTCACGTTCTACACCCGCCGCTTCGGGAAGGTAAAATGCCTCGCAAAAGGGGCCAGGCAGGCGAAGAGCAAATTTGGCGCCGGTCTCGAGCCGATCACGAACGTCCTGCTTGTCCTGTACAAGAAAGAGAACCGTGAACTGCAGCTGGTCTCGCAGTGTGATGCGGTCAAAACCTACAAAAGGATCAATAGTGAGCTCGAACGTATGGCCGTCGCCCTTGCCGTACTCGAACTCGTGAACCAGCTGGCGCACGACGAAGAAGAAAACAAAGCGCTGTACGACTTGCTGGTCGAGACTCTGGATGAGATCGAGCGTGCCGGAAAGAACTTCGTGAACCTGTTTTTCGCCTTCGAAATCCGGTGTGCATCGATTTTCGGTTATTCGCCCGACATCGAGTCTTGCATGGACTGCGGGCGAAAGCTGGATGAGATCGGGCCAGACGGGTCCGCTGTATTCCAGCTGTCGAGGGGCTCTGTCATCTGTGGTCCCTGCAGTTCCCAGGTAGGTGTTGCTAAAACCAACATCCATCTGCAGAAAAGAGCCTTCCAGGGAATCGGGGAGCACCGAAATCAGGAGGACGGAAACACACGTATTTCCCTAAGCACGCTGAAGATTCTGCACCGGTTTCTCACGGCACGGCTCGAATCCGTCGCTTCGGTTGAGTTCACGGCAGCGGCGGGGAACGAAATTGATGGAACTTTGCGTTTATATTTGCGTCAACATTTTGAGGATCTCAAGCCCATAAAATCATTAGACATCTTGAGGAATTTCGTTGTTTCAGAGGAAGGACAGCCCCCCTGA
- the mtnA gene encoding S-methyl-5-thioribose-1-phosphate isomerase, whose amino-acid sequence MRSIEWCNGKVRFLDQSQLPTRESYIETDDEDVVARGIRTLALRGAPLIGIAASYGFVLAFDRQKPVNARSFAAFVERTTHLFASTRPTAVNLFWALNRMRNVAIESAGKSFASIHTTLLAEAMAIHTEDEEMCRLIGQFGAELLPNAASVLTHCNTGSLATGGDGTAQNILRTAWEQHKLKHVYMDETRPLLQGARLTAWELRQLQIPSTLITDSTAAFLLQQGKVNAIVVGADRITLNGDVANKVGTYSLAVLARYHKVPFYVAAPSTTIDFEMVSGSEIPIEQRSSLEVTMIGDYVIAPEGVDVYSPAFDVTPNDLITAIVTEKGVLRKPFRDALDVLKKQDMSKLIRKAVFR is encoded by the coding sequence ATGCGATCGATTGAGTGGTGCAACGGCAAAGTCAGATTTCTCGATCAATCGCAGCTTCCGACAAGAGAGAGCTACATCGAAACCGATGATGAGGACGTCGTCGCCCGCGGGATCAGGACCCTTGCGTTGCGTGGTGCGCCCTTGATCGGCATCGCGGCATCGTACGGTTTCGTACTCGCGTTCGACCGCCAGAAGCCCGTTAATGCCCGGTCTTTTGCCGCGTTCGTCGAACGCACGACCCACCTGTTCGCCTCCACACGCCCGACCGCCGTGAACCTCTTCTGGGCTCTGAATCGCATGCGGAACGTCGCCATCGAATCGGCCGGCAAGTCCTTCGCGAGCATTCATACGACTCTTCTCGCGGAAGCGATGGCAATTCACACAGAAGATGAAGAAATGTGCCGGCTCATTGGCCAGTTCGGGGCGGAGCTGCTTCCCAATGCTGCGAGCGTCCTGACACATTGCAACACCGGGAGCCTGGCGACCGGGGGCGACGGAACCGCTCAGAATATTTTGAGAACAGCGTGGGAACAGCATAAGCTCAAACACGTCTATATGGACGAGACGCGTCCCCTCCTCCAGGGTGCGCGTTTGACTGCCTGGGAGTTGCGGCAGCTTCAAATCCCCTCCACGCTTATCACAGACAGCACCGCAGCGTTTCTGCTTCAACAAGGCAAAGTCAATGCGATTGTTGTCGGTGCGGATCGTATCACGCTGAACGGGGACGTGGCCAACAAAGTGGGGACATACAGCCTGGCAGTGCTTGCACGATATCATAAAGTCCCATTCTATGTCGCAGCGCCAAGCACAACAATTGATTTCGAGATGGTGTCGGGGAGTGAGATTCCGATAGAACAACGAAGCAGTCTGGAAGTCACGATGATTGGTGATTACGTCATAGCGCCTGAAGGAGTGGATGTCTATTCGCCGGCGTTCGATGTGACCCCGAATGACCTCATCACGGCAATCGTAACCGAAAAGGGAGTACTGAGAAAGCCATTTCGTGATGCGCTCGATGTGCTGAAAAAGCAGGACATGTCGAAACTGATCCGCAAAGCGGTCTTTCGCTGA
- a CDS encoding PfkB family carbohydrate kinase produces MGLLVVGSVAFDSIETPFGNVKDALGGSAIYISVAASYFTAPVRLVAVVGGDFPREHIRFLESRDIDVDGLQIVREGKTFRWGGRYHYDLNMRDSLYTDLNVFEKFDPIVPSGYKNSAYVCLGNIDPTLQRHVLERVGKPRLVVGDTMNYWIEHKPKELTETLKIMDVLVVNESEARLLTNEPNLIKAAKRIMKMGPRIIIIKKGEHGAVLVTEETIFSAPAYPLENINDPTGAGDAFAGGFVGWLARTDDLSPENLKRAVVYGSTLASFCVEKFSVDGMKDLTYLQIQDRYRAFMQISRFDER; encoded by the coding sequence TTGGGTTTACTTGTCGTTGGTTCCGTCGCGTTCGATTCCATCGAAACGCCCTTTGGTAATGTGAAGGATGCTCTGGGAGGGTCGGCCATCTACATTTCGGTGGCGGCGAGTTATTTCACCGCGCCCGTCAGGTTGGTTGCTGTTGTCGGCGGCGATTTCCCCCGGGAGCACATACGCTTCCTCGAAAGCCGCGACATCGACGTCGACGGCCTGCAGATCGTGCGCGAGGGGAAGACGTTCCGGTGGGGAGGACGGTACCACTACGACCTCAACATGAGAGATTCGCTATACACGGACCTGAATGTCTTCGAGAAGTTCGACCCGATCGTGCCCAGCGGATACAAGAACAGCGCGTACGTCTGCCTCGGGAATATCGATCCGACGCTGCAGAGACATGTCCTCGAACGTGTTGGCAAGCCCAGGTTGGTTGTTGGCGATACCATGAATTATTGGATCGAGCACAAGCCGAAAGAACTCACGGAGACCCTGAAGATCATGGATGTCCTCGTTGTCAACGAATCGGAGGCGCGCTTGTTGACGAACGAACCCAACCTGATCAAGGCCGCGAAACGGATCATGAAAATGGGGCCGAGGATCATCATCATCAAGAAGGGGGAACACGGTGCCGTGCTGGTGACCGAGGAAACGATTTTCTCCGCGCCTGCATATCCGCTTGAGAACATCAACGATCCCACCGGGGCAGGTGACGCGTTCGCCGGAGGGTTCGTGGGCTGGCTGGCACGCACGGACGATCTCTCTCCCGAGAATCTGAAGCGCGCCGTCGTCTATGGAAGCACACTCGCATCGTTCTGCGTCGAGAAGTTCAGCGTCGACGGAATGAAGGACCTGACATATCTCCAGATCCAGGACCGATACCGGGCCTTCATGCAGATCTCGCGGTTTGATGAAAGGTAA
- a CDS encoding NUDIX domain-containing protein, whose translation MSNVVSRTVEVCVFKRNKDAPRYLLLKRSENESLYPGMWQLVTGSVHDGEPAARAAMREFQEETGLTPLRWWVIPFVNSFYDASNDTVHVSPCFAIETDPEQTPLLSHEHQEYAWCVLAAAHALLVWPGQRQELQIVHEYLVGGQEASRLLSLSL comes from the coding sequence ATGTCAAATGTCGTCTCCCGGACGGTAGAGGTCTGTGTCTTCAAACGAAACAAGGACGCTCCGCGGTATCTGCTACTGAAGAGATCGGAAAACGAAAGCCTGTACCCCGGGATGTGGCAGTTGGTTACCGGATCGGTGCATGACGGGGAACCAGCGGCAAGAGCCGCCATGCGTGAGTTTCAGGAAGAGACAGGATTGACTCCATTGCGATGGTGGGTCATACCTTTTGTAAATTCGTTCTACGATGCGTCGAACGATACGGTTCACGTCAGTCCGTGCTTTGCCATCGAAACTGACCCGGAGCAAACGCCGCTGCTTTCGCATGAGCATCAAGAATATGCGTGGTGCGTCCTTGCGGCAGCTCATGCGCTGCTTGTCTGGCCCGGCCAGCGACAGGAATTGCAGATTGTCCATGAGTACCTCGTCGGGGGACAGGAAGCATCCCGGCTGTTATCACTATCGTTGTAG
- a CDS encoding pseudouridine synthase, translated as MKTSRAAGRVTLPRALSKLGIASRTQALGLIEKGLVSVNGKIEVNPHRWVDMSGDRIELENQLVKRKSFRYLALHKPPGFVTTRSDERGQETVFDLLGESGEGLSAIGRLDKDSSGLLLFTNDHQLANMLTSPESDIQKKYYVCLDRPIGRKELILITDGIDLRIEGHPHHTKPAQASQLSPGILEFSITEGKNRQIRRMMESIGYEVMSLKRISVGSLQLGGLREGEFRDLSAEEVQLLRTGLRRSNPAEHKREPALRRSNPAEYKRKPGHRRSNSAEHKRKPGLRRSNPAEHEREPRLRRSNPADHKRKPGPGKRRG; from the coding sequence ATGAAAACTTCTCGCGCAGCGGGACGCGTCACGTTGCCGCGTGCGCTCTCGAAGCTTGGCATCGCATCGCGGACGCAGGCGCTAGGCTTGATTGAGAAAGGCCTTGTTTCGGTCAACGGTAAGATCGAAGTGAATCCGCATCGATGGGTCGATATGTCCGGCGACCGTATCGAACTTGAAAACCAGCTCGTGAAGCGGAAGTCTTTTCGCTATCTCGCACTGCACAAACCTCCGGGATTCGTCACAACAAGGTCCGACGAACGCGGTCAAGAGACGGTTTTCGACCTACTTGGAGAAAGCGGGGAAGGGCTTTCAGCGATCGGCAGGCTTGACAAGGATTCCAGCGGATTGCTGCTCTTCACGAATGATCACCAGCTCGCAAATATGCTGACGAGTCCGGAGTCTGATATCCAGAAGAAGTACTATGTATGTCTCGACCGGCCTATCGGGAGAAAGGAGTTGATCCTCATCACCGACGGCATCGACCTGAGAATCGAAGGACACCCTCATCATACGAAGCCTGCGCAAGCCTCGCAGCTTTCGCCCGGGATACTGGAATTCTCGATTACAGAAGGAAAGAACAGACAAATCCGGCGGATGATGGAATCCATTGGATACGAAGTTATGTCACTGAAAAGAATCTCCGTCGGGTCCCTGCAATTGGGAGGTCTGCGCGAAGGGGAGTTTCGGGACCTGTCGGCTGAAGAAGTTCAACTACTGAGAACGGGACTCCGTCGTTCCAATCCGGCCGAACATAAACGGGAACCTGCACTCCGTCGCTCGAATCCGGCCGAATATAAGCGGAAACCCGGACACCGTCGCTCCAATTCGGCCGAACATAAACGGAAACCTGGACTCCGCCGCTCCAATCCGGCCGAACATGAACGAGAACCTCGACTCCGTCGCTCCAATCCGGCTGATCATAAGCGGAAACCTGGACCCGGCAAACGAAGAGGCTGA
- a CDS encoding P1 family peptidase has protein sequence MLTAVPGIKVGHFTDAKSLTGCTVILCPPNTKASCEVRGSSPGSRELALLAPEKSAQEIHAILLTGGSAFGLSAADGVMRWLEEHSIGYSTPWARVPLVPTAVVFDLNVGSNIVRPDALSGYQACAAASDEDKREGNVGAGTGCTVGKWKGLEHCMKGGIGTASTALAGVIVSAIAVVNAVGDVVDADGSVLAGARKPEGGFFGTTETHRPLSRGKVLEETNTTLVVAATNALFSKLELFRISQRMHDGMARAIVPVHTSFDGDVAFALSCGQVAADLDLVAELAAQMTAEAIRRAVKSAKNVTGIPALNG, from the coding sequence ATGCTGACCGCCGTACCGGGAATCAAAGTGGGACATTTCACCGACGCCAAATCGCTCACCGGCTGCACGGTCATTCTGTGCCCTCCAAACACCAAAGCGAGTTGTGAAGTCCGCGGGAGTTCTCCGGGAAGCAGAGAGCTGGCGTTGCTCGCTCCCGAGAAGTCGGCGCAGGAGATCCACGCAATCCTGCTCACCGGCGGAAGTGCATTTGGATTGTCCGCGGCCGACGGCGTGATGCGGTGGTTGGAAGAGCATTCGATCGGGTACTCCACGCCATGGGCCAGGGTCCCGCTTGTTCCCACTGCAGTGGTGTTCGACCTGAATGTCGGAAGCAATATCGTCCGTCCTGATGCCTTGAGCGGTTACCAGGCCTGTGCTGCCGCGAGTGACGAGGACAAGCGAGAAGGAAACGTCGGAGCGGGAACCGGATGTACTGTTGGAAAGTGGAAAGGGCTTGAGCACTGCATGAAAGGGGGAATCGGGACAGCCTCGACGGCACTCGCTGGCGTGATTGTGAGCGCGATTGCCGTGGTCAACGCTGTGGGTGATGTCGTTGATGCGGACGGTTCTGTCCTCGCAGGCGCCCGCAAGCCCGAAGGAGGATTTTTTGGGACGACCGAGACACATCGCCCCCTCTCCAGGGGAAAAGTCCTTGAAGAAACCAATACGACGCTCGTCGTGGCCGCGACGAACGCGCTGTTTTCGAAGCTCGAATTGTTCCGCATTTCCCAGCGTATGCATGATGGGATGGCCAGAGCGATCGTTCCGGTACACACATCATTCGACGGTGATGTCGCGTTTGCCCTCTCGTGCGGACAGGTCGCAGCCGATCTCGATCTTGTGGCCGAACTGGCCGCTCAAATGACAGCAGAGGCAATCCGACGGGCCGTGAAATCGGCGAAGAACGTGACAGGGATCCCGGCATTGAATGGATAA
- a CDS encoding RNA methyltransferase, with translation MRVSKANIKYFRSLSQKKVRQAEKVFVVEGWRALKEVLNSSSKVETVAVLSRYFEDPDYRSILASLGERGADIKEISEVELGQVADTVHAQGVLAIVHQPIHSLESADLGQVSVVVAVDAVSDPGNLGSIVRSSDWFGADVVLLGRGCVELYNDKVVRSTVGSLFHVPIVEGVDLPAALSAMKRKGFSVVALSGDGKQSYSTLKQPERTVFVFGNEAHGVSREVLAVADLVVRIPKYGKAESLNVGVACGIVLAQVRAEKEEKRGG, from the coding sequence ATGAGAGTTTCGAAGGCAAACATCAAGTACTTTCGGTCCTTGTCGCAGAAGAAGGTCCGCCAGGCTGAGAAGGTGTTCGTTGTGGAAGGCTGGCGGGCATTGAAGGAAGTACTGAATTCGTCCTCGAAGGTCGAGACCGTCGCTGTCCTTTCCCGCTACTTTGAGGATCCTGATTACAGGTCGATTCTCGCGAGTCTGGGAGAGCGGGGTGCTGACATCAAAGAGATCAGCGAGGTTGAGCTTGGCCAGGTGGCCGATACGGTTCACGCGCAGGGAGTGTTGGCGATCGTTCACCAGCCAATACACTCGCTTGAGAGCGCGGACTTGGGTCAGGTATCCGTCGTTGTTGCGGTGGACGCTGTCAGCGATCCCGGGAACCTCGGTTCTATCGTACGCTCGTCGGATTGGTTCGGCGCCGATGTGGTGCTGCTCGGTCGTGGATGCGTAGAGCTGTACAATGACAAAGTCGTTCGGTCCACAGTCGGTTCCTTGTTTCATGTCCCCATTGTCGAGGGGGTCGATCTTCCCGCTGCACTTTCAGCCATGAAGCGGAAGGGCTTTTCTGTTGTAGCGCTGTCTGGCGATGGCAAACAATCCTACTCGACCCTGAAGCAACCGGAACGGACCGTTTTTGTGTTTGGAAATGAAGCGCATGGCGTGTCAAGGGAAGTGCTTGCCGTCGCAGATCTCGTTGTTCGGATTCCAAAATACGGAAAAGCAGAATCGCTGAACGTCGGAGTAGCGTGCGGGATAGTGCTTGCGCAGGTGCGGGCCGAAAAAGAGGAGAAGAGAGGAGGCTGA